The Pleuronectes platessa chromosome 10, fPlePla1.1, whole genome shotgun sequence genome contains a region encoding:
- the LOC128449784 gene encoding adenosine receptor A1, whose product MEFMWLYSLCQCILSVSAIVVSVRLCMALSGTGAAADAQRGTQGAGPQPGSVSRCLRLCLGWVGAVGGAVEVPATVLLNLRSPQCLYTCITMVCFPLLVRQFTMFLLMLLTLDTHLQRHLADRYSKVVTRRRALCVVLLCWVGSVLSSFAQFIGSDIFDTRRRVGTGADTTGLELDGNWTNSLPNLTTSPPPKYNHHRKIIGKYLPYGGFLSKFYVEDMSNFTYAEIHSSHWGVCAPDTILSPEFLVYVHGVTVFMLPVLCLLVIYLDLLCMRPSKNPFSHTDPPKYVSHQVRSVALSLSLLVLLCLPIHIIHALLLFTPSINLPAWAHAVALFLFQLYDLVPQILFTPPRRQAAEERATFPLSVPTAAKLSLKAKVCPEV is encoded by the exons ATGGAATTCATGTGGCTCTACTCCCTGTGCCAGTGCATCCTATCGGTATCCGCAATAGTGGTCAGTGTGAGGCTGTGCATGGCGCTCAGCGGTACCGGTGCCGCGGCCGACGCCCAACGGGGAACCCAGGGTGCTGGGCCTCAACCCGGGAGCGTCTCTCGCTGTCTTCGACTGTGCTTGGGCTGGGTGGGGGCTGTAGGGGGCGCAGTGGAAGTACCTGCAACCGTCCTACTCAACCTGCGAAGCCCCCAGTGTCTGTACACCTGCATCACCATGGTGTGtttccccctgctggtcaggcAGTTCACCATGTTTCTGCTAATGCTGCTCACGCTGGACACCCACCTGCAGCGTCACTTGGCAGACAG GTACTCCAAGGTGGTGACCCGTCGGCGAGCTTTGTGTGTGGTCCTGCTGTGCTGGGTGGGCTCTGTTCTGTCTTCCTTCGCCCAGTTCATCGGCTCGGACATCTTCGACACCCGGAGAAGGGTCGGCACTGGTGCGGACACAACTGGCCTCGAGCTGGATGGCAACTGGACGAACTCTTTACCCAATCTCACCACTTCCCCACCCCCTAAGTACAACCACCACCGTAAGATCATCGGGAAGTACCTTCCATACGGGGGCTTCCTGTCCAAGTTTTATGTGGAGGACATGAGCAACTTCACCTACGCTGAGATTCACAGCAGCCACTGGGGAGTGTGTGCTCCCGACACTATTCTCAGTCCTGAATTCCTGGTCTATGTACATGGGGTGACGGTGTTCATGCTGCCCGTGCTGTGCCTGCTGGTCATTTACCTTGATCTGCTGTGCATGAGGCCCAGTAAAAACCCTTTTAGTCATACAGACCCTCCAAAGTATGTCTCCCACCAGGTCCGCTCTgtggctctgtctctctcccttttaGTTCTACTGTGCCTGCCCATCCACATTATCCATGCTCTCTTGCTTTTCACCCCCAGCATCAATCTTCCTGCCTGGGCTCACGCAGttgccctcttcctcttccagctGTACGACCTCGTGCCCCAGATCCTCTTCACTCCTCCGAGGAGACAGGCCGCGGAGGAACGAGCcaccttccctctctctgttcccaCTGCAG CCAAACTCTCCCTGAAAGCCAAAGTGTGCCCAGAGGTCTGA
- the rps19 gene encoding 40S ribosomal protein S19 produces the protein MPGITVKDVNQQEFVRALAAFLKKSGKLKVPDWVDLVKLGKHKELAPSDENWFYIRTASTVRHLYLRGGAGVGSMTKIYGGRKRNGVCPSHYSVGSKNVARKVLQALELLKMVEKDPNGGRRLTSQGTRDLDRIAGQVSTASKTAAKIVSAQ, from the exons ATGCCGGGGATCACAGTGAAAGACGTCAACCAGCAGGAGTTTGTCCGAGCCCTGGCGGCTTTCCTGAAGAA GTCAGGAAAGCTGAAGGTGCCTGACTGGGTGGACCTCGTCAAGCTGGGCAAGCACAAGGAGCTGGCTCCCAGTGATGAGAACTGGTTCTACATCAGAACCG CATCCACAGTCCGCCATCTGTACCTCCGTGGAGGGGCTGGTGTTGGCTCCATGACCAAGATCTATGGAGGTCGCAAGAGGAACGGTGTGTGTCCTTCCCACTACAGTGTAGGATCTAAGAACGTGGCTCGCAAGGTGCTGCAGGCCCTGGAGCTGCTCAAGATGGTCGAGAAGGATCCCAACGG TGGTCGCAGACTAACCTCCCAGGGAACCCGAGACCTGGATAGAATTGCCGGCCAG